The Cylindrospermopsis curvispora GIHE-G1 genome contains a region encoding:
- the sfsA gene encoding DNA/RNA nuclease SfsA, producing MNNYLYQYNQLYSGKLLKRYKRFLVDVELESGEMVTAHCANTGPMTGVSQIGSAVQLSKTDNPQRKLAYTLELIQVDNMDNSGPTWVGVNTNLPNNIIKLALEKHLFPQLGEYKQIKGEVVYGKEKRSRVDFYLTGNEMPIYLEIKNTTWSQGSLALFPDTETTRGQKHLRELMEVLPKNRAVMLYFINRGDCVEFAPGDSADPVYGQLLRQAIKVGLEVLPCRFDVSPQGVNYLGLAELKI from the coding sequence ATGAACAATTATCTTTATCAATACAACCAATTATATTCTGGAAAATTACTAAAAAGGTACAAGCGATTTCTTGTTGATGTGGAACTAGAATCTGGAGAAATGGTCACAGCGCACTGTGCCAATACCGGACCCATGACTGGGGTTTCTCAAATTGGCAGTGCTGTGCAGTTGTCCAAAACTGATAATCCCCAGCGCAAATTAGCCTATACCTTGGAATTGATTCAAGTGGATAATATGGATAATTCAGGGCCAACATGGGTTGGTGTAAACACCAACTTACCCAATAACATAATTAAACTAGCTTTAGAAAAACATCTTTTTCCCCAATTAGGAGAGTACAAGCAAATTAAAGGGGAGGTAGTTTATGGAAAAGAGAAAAGAAGCCGAGTGGACTTTTACCTGACAGGAAATGAGATGCCAATTTACTTAGAAATAAAAAACACTACTTGGAGTCAGGGTAGTTTAGCATTATTTCCTGACACAGAAACCACCAGAGGACAAAAGCATCTAAGAGAATTAATGGAAGTTTTACCCAAAAATCGTGCGGTGATGTTATACTTTATCAATCGAGGGGACTGTGTGGAATTTGCTCCTGGAGATAGTGCGGATCCAGTCTATGGTCAGTTACTAAGACAAGCAATAAAAGTAGGCTTAGAAGTTTTGCCGTGTAGATTTGATGTTTCTCCTCAAGGAGTTAATTATTTGGGTTTAGCTGAATTAAAAATTTGA
- a CDS encoding serine/threonine-protein kinase: protein MICCLNPDCQNPQNPDGRKFCQSCDTPLVPLLRNRFRIIRVLSDEGGFGRTYLAEDTDKLNDSCVVKQLAPKFQGTWAQKKAMELFSQEAKRLQELGEHPQIPTLLAYFEQDKCLYLVQQFIDGNNLLQELQLRKHYKDSDIQSVLLDLLPILKFIHSRGVIHRDIKPENIIRRKRDGRLILIDFGSAKQLTAAVQKKYGTSIGSHGYSAIEQIRDGKAYPASDLFSLGATCFHLLTGVSPLQLWIEHGYSWVKNWQDCLHNSRSAELIIILDKLLKLELKNRYQSADEVIKDLSKENVYGSKKSGIYLKKGKHEKHKHIIFRNTFLILVTISVLGGLGYRNLGQIQTAIFSQFNPLVMPSNKSPTSPEYGQISRTTSSIRANKVSLFKTITQVDKSLAVVAITPDGNTIVSAGYGAIKLWNSKTGKQIISLPGHTQNINALAISPDGNNLVSAGDDKTIKVWNLQTKKLTFNLVGHQDSVQALAISQDSKTLVSAGDDKTIKVWSLLTGKFLKTLLGHNYWVRSLALSPDGFTLASGSFDKTIKIWNINQTTGQKPTTLLDTTSQTVTSLAFSPDSSTLVSTSRDRQIKFWDTKNKEIIFASKKQNVTSVIFSPDGKTLISGAKSCPGCSEKISSVIKLWDVSTKEEIYALPGTTKIVTSLVLSADGKTLVGGTEDNKINIWEISP, encoded by the coding sequence ATGATATGTTGTTTAAATCCCGATTGTCAAAATCCTCAGAATCCCGATGGTAGGAAGTTTTGTCAAAGTTGTGACACTCCTTTAGTACCACTGTTAAGAAATCGTTTTCGTATTATTCGTGTGCTTTCAGATGAAGGAGGATTTGGCAGAACATATCTAGCGGAAGACACAGATAAATTAAATGATAGTTGTGTGGTCAAACAATTAGCACCTAAGTTTCAGGGTACTTGGGCACAAAAAAAAGCAATGGAGTTATTCAGTCAAGAAGCAAAGAGACTGCAAGAATTAGGAGAGCATCCACAAATTCCCACCTTATTGGCTTATTTTGAGCAAGATAAATGTTTATATCTAGTACAGCAATTTATAGATGGTAATAACCTATTACAGGAGTTACAATTAAGAAAGCACTATAAAGACAGTGATATTCAATCTGTGCTACTAGATTTATTGCCCATTCTTAAATTTATTCACAGTCGGGGAGTAATTCATCGAGATATAAAACCGGAGAATATTATCCGACGTAAAAGGGATGGAAGATTAATATTAATTGACTTTGGTTCTGCCAAACAATTAACAGCTGCAGTTCAAAAAAAATATGGTACTTCTATAGGATCCCATGGTTATTCTGCCATAGAGCAAATTAGAGATGGCAAAGCCTATCCAGCTAGTGATTTATTTAGCTTGGGTGCTACTTGTTTTCATCTCTTAACTGGTGTATCTCCCCTTCAGTTATGGATAGAACATGGTTATAGTTGGGTCAAAAATTGGCAGGATTGCCTCCACAATTCTAGGAGTGCTGAGCTAATTATTATTTTAGATAAGCTATTAAAACTAGAACTGAAAAATCGCTATCAATCTGCTGATGAAGTTATAAAAGATCTTAGTAAAGAGAATGTTTACGGTTCAAAAAAATCTGGTATATATCTTAAAAAGGGTAAACATGAAAAACATAAACATATTATTTTCCGAAATACATTTTTGATTTTGGTAACGATTTCGGTTTTGGGGGGATTGGGATATAGGAACCTAGGTCAAATACAAACGGCAATTTTCTCTCAATTTAATCCTCTAGTAATGCCAAGTAATAAATCTCCTACCAGTCCCGAATATGGGCAAATATCTAGGACAACCTCCTCCATTAGAGCTAACAAAGTTAGTTTATTCAAAACCATAACACAAGTGGATAAATCCCTGGCAGTGGTGGCTATTACTCCAGATGGTAATACCATTGTCAGCGCAGGTTACGGAGCAATTAAATTATGGAATAGCAAAACAGGCAAACAAATCATATCCCTACCAGGACATACACAAAATATCAACGCTCTTGCCATTAGTCCAGATGGAAATAACCTAGTCAGCGCTGGAGATGATAAAACTATTAAAGTTTGGAATTTACAAACAAAAAAACTTACTTTTAATCTAGTTGGTCATCAGGACTCAGTTCAAGCACTAGCTATTAGTCAAGATAGCAAAACCCTAGTTAGTGCGGGAGATGATAAAACTATTAAAGTTTGGAGTCTATTAACAGGAAAGTTTTTAAAAACTCTCCTAGGTCATAATTATTGGGTTAGGTCTTTAGCTCTTAGTCCCGATGGGTTCACTCTAGCAAGTGGAAGTTTTGACAAGACTATTAAAATATGGAATATTAATCAAACCACTGGGCAAAAACCAACCACACTATTAGATACTACTTCGCAAACAGTCACATCTTTAGCTTTTAGTCCGGACAGTAGTACACTTGTCAGTACCAGTCGCGATCGCCAAATTAAGTTTTGGGATACTAAGAATAAGGAGATAATTTTTGCCAGTAAAAAACAAAATGTTACATCTGTGATCTTCAGTCCCGATGGTAAAACCCTGATTAGTGGAGCCAAAAGTTGCCCAGGTTGTTCTGAGAAAATTTCCTCTGTGATTAAATTATGGGATGTAAGCACAAAGGAAGAAATTTACGCTCTACCGGGAACCACCAAAATTGTTACATCCTTAGTTTTAAGTGCTGATGGTAAAACTTTAGTGGGTGGAACAGAAGATAATAAGATTAATATTTGGGAGATTTCTCCCTAA
- a CDS encoding 2TM domain-containing protein, whose protein sequence is MTSESNKLRFYTQEEVQEILNLAIARQSKDISQEFSYQQILEIAKELQIEPEAVLHAKTEWLVQRSETQQRKAFNNYRQNKLKKRIGNYIIINAFFVLANLISSASLTWSLYILMFSGLVILVEVWNTFRNQGEEYEAAFQKWNRQHQIKQTVNTVISTVINKWFKPRG, encoded by the coding sequence ATGACATCAGAATCCAACAAACTGCGTTTTTACACCCAGGAAGAGGTACAGGAAATTTTAAACCTGGCGATCGCCCGTCAGAGTAAAGATATTAGTCAAGAGTTTTCCTATCAGCAGATTTTAGAGATTGCTAAGGAGCTACAAATTGAACCGGAAGCTGTTTTGCACGCTAAGACTGAATGGTTAGTTCAACGAAGCGAAACACAGCAGCGAAAGGCTTTTAATAATTATCGTCAAAATAAACTGAAGAAACGTATAGGAAACTATATAATTATTAACGCTTTTTTCGTGCTGGCAAATTTAATTAGCAGTGCTAGTCTAACCTGGTCTCTATATATTTTGATGTTTTCGGGATTAGTTATTCTAGTTGAGGTTTGGAACACCTTTCGTAATCAAGGTGAAGAATATGAAGCTGCTTTTCAAAAATGGAATCGTCAGCACCAAATCAAGCAAACCGTGAATACGGTGATCAGTACAGTGATTAATAAATGGTTTAAACCGAGAGGATAG
- a CDS encoding prephenate/arogenate dehydrogenase, giving the protein MKIGILGLGLIGGSLGFDLRSQGHYVLGVSRRESTCQKAMEIGSVDQASVDLSLLVSAELIFVCTPIGLIVPQIKELLPYLHKTTIITDVGSVKGPIVHSISPLWENFIGGHPMAGNTSMGIEAAQFNLFVNCPYVITPIDKTIKNNLTLLEEIVRSLGCNVYYCSPEQHDRAVSWISHLPVMVSAALIDACLNETDLEILELAQKLASSGFRDTSRVGGGNPELGVMMAQYNGQALINSLHKYRDHLDSFIKLIEEENWEVLGEKLLFNQHNRPRFL; this is encoded by the coding sequence ATGAAAATTGGTATTCTGGGTTTAGGATTGATTGGTGGTTCTTTGGGTTTTGACTTACGCTCCCAAGGACATTATGTTTTAGGAGTTAGTCGTCGAGAATCAACCTGTCAAAAAGCCATGGAAATTGGCAGTGTAGACCAAGCTAGTGTTGATTTGAGTTTATTGGTAAGTGCAGAATTAATATTTGTCTGTACCCCTATAGGATTAATTGTACCTCAGATAAAAGAGTTACTACCCTATCTACATAAGACTACTATTATTACTGATGTTGGTTCTGTGAAAGGGCCCATTGTCCATTCTATTTCTCCCTTATGGGAGAATTTTATTGGTGGTCACCCCATGGCCGGAAATACTAGTATGGGAATAGAAGCTGCCCAGTTTAACTTGTTTGTGAATTGTCCTTACGTAATCACTCCAATTGATAAAACAATCAAAAACAATTTAACACTACTGGAAGAAATTGTGCGATCGCTTGGATGTAATGTTTACTACTGTTCACCAGAGCAACATGATCGAGCTGTGAGTTGGATATCTCATTTACCGGTGATGGTTAGCGCTGCTCTAATTGATGCTTGTTTAAATGAAACAGATTTAGAAATTTTAGAACTAGCTCAAAAACTTGCTAGTTCTGGTTTTCGGGATACCAGTCGGGTAGGTGGTGGCAATCCCGAACTGGGGGTAATGATGGCACAATATAATGGTCAAGCACTCATCAATTCATTACATAAATATCGTGACCACCTGGATTCATTTATCAAATTGATCGAAGAGGAAAACTGGGAGGTTTTGGGGGAGAAACTCCTGTTCAATCAACATAACCGTCCCAGATTCCTATAG
- the dhaK gene encoding dihydroxyacetone kinase subunit DhaK — MKKLINQPENFVKESLLGLARAHSGLIKVNFDPTFVYRAETPDKSKVAIISGGGSGHEPMHTGFVGTGMLDAACPGEIFTSPTPDQMLAAAEKVDRGLGTLYIVKNYSGDIMNFEMATELARSQGIRTLNMIIDDDVAVKDSSYTQGRRGVGTTVLAEKICGAAAEQGYDLLQVANLCKKVNLLGRSIGVALSSCTVPARGTPTFDLGDDQIELGIGIHGEPGRERVPLMRSDEITEVLARSLFDDTDYCRTMREWDENREEWKEVELLNKPWEKGDRLLAFVNSMGGTPISELYLVYRKLVELCEQEGLEIVRNLIGPYMTSLEMQGCSITLLKLDEEMLDLWDAPVKTASLRWGV; from the coding sequence ATGAAAAAGCTGATTAATCAACCAGAAAACTTCGTCAAAGAAAGTCTCCTTGGCCTGGCTAGGGCACACAGTGGTTTAATTAAAGTAAACTTCGACCCTACCTTTGTTTATCGTGCAGAAACTCCCGACAAAAGTAAAGTAGCAATTATTTCTGGTGGTGGTAGTGGACATGAACCAATGCACACGGGTTTTGTAGGCACAGGAATGTTAGATGCTGCTTGTCCGGGAGAAATTTTTACCTCACCAACCCCCGATCAAATGTTAGCAGCAGCAGAAAAAGTTGATAGGGGTTTAGGAACTCTGTATATTGTAAAAAATTATAGCGGCGATATAATGAACTTTGAAATGGCCACCGAACTAGCTAGAAGTCAAGGAATTCGTACCTTAAATATGATAATTGATGATGACGTGGCCGTGAAAGATAGTTCTTACACCCAAGGAAGAAGAGGAGTGGGAACAACCGTACTAGCGGAAAAAATTTGTGGAGCAGCAGCAGAGCAAGGTTACGATTTACTTCAGGTTGCCAATTTGTGCAAAAAGGTAAATCTTCTAGGAAGAAGCATAGGAGTAGCCTTGAGTTCTTGTACAGTACCAGCTAGGGGAACACCAACCTTTGACCTGGGAGATGACCAAATAGAGTTGGGTATTGGCATTCATGGAGAACCAGGAAGAGAAAGAGTTCCCCTGATGCGTAGTGATGAGATTACCGAGGTCCTAGCCCGATCGCTCTTTGATGATACTGATTATTGTCGAACAATGCGGGAATGGGATGAAAACCGGGAGGAGTGGAAAGAAGTAGAACTGTTAAATAAACCCTGGGAAAAAGGCGATCGCCTTTTAGCATTTGTTAATAGTATGGGTGGTACTCCTATTTCGGAACTTTATCTCGTCTACCGTAAACTAGTAGAACTTTGCGAGCAGGAGGGGTTAGAAATTGTGAGAAATCTGATTGGACCTTACATGACATCCCTAGAGATGCAAGGTTGTTCTATTACGTTACTCAAACTAGATGAGGAAATGTTAGACCTATGGGATGCACCAGTTAAAACTGCGAGTTTACGCTGGGGAGTTTAA
- the dhaL gene encoding dihydroxyacetone kinase subunit DhaL yields MITQVQIVEWLQVFSSVIEHHKQELTELDAAIGDADHGINMDRGFKRVSSILPSIEGKDIGSILKTVSMTLISSVGGASGPLYGTWFLRGSDITMGKNQLTTRDILAFLKAGLDGVVERGKAQLGDKTMVDVIHPAVLAFEKAVTEDKDTISALRMAVDAAEQGLRHTIPMIAKKGRASYLGERSMGHQDPGGTSAYLMLRSLLEVVEGARKWK; encoded by the coding sequence ATGATTACTCAGGTGCAAATTGTTGAATGGTTGCAAGTGTTTAGTTCCGTCATTGAACATCACAAGCAAGAATTAACTGAACTAGATGCTGCCATTGGTGATGCAGACCATGGAATTAACATGGATAGGGGTTTCAAAAGAGTAAGTAGCATTCTACCAAGCATTGAGGGGAAAGATATTGGCAGCATTTTGAAAACAGTGAGCATGACCCTCATATCCAGTGTAGGAGGTGCTAGTGGTCCGTTATACGGAACCTGGTTTTTAAGAGGTAGTGACATCACCATGGGGAAGAACCAGCTAACTACAAGGGATATATTAGCTTTTCTGAAAGCTGGTTTAGATGGAGTAGTAGAAAGAGGTAAGGCTCAGTTAGGGGATAAAACAATGGTAGACGTCATACATCCTGCTGTGTTGGCCTTTGAAAAGGCTGTGACAGAAGATAAAGACACAATTTCGGCCCTGAGAATGGCTGTGGATGCAGCAGAGCAGGGACTAAGACATACCATACCTATGATAGCAAAAAAAGGTAGAGCCAGTTATTTAGGAGAGCGTAGTATGGGACATCAAGATCCTGGAGGTACATCTGCCTATTTAATGCTCAGGAGTTTATTAGAAGTGGTAGAGGGAGCCAGGAAATGGAAATAA
- a CDS encoding C40 family peptidase, which produces MDHELAQENIMEMIEYQCISNLNIYDSPECVRLATQAARGRNLRIPQEGQIQDTCVEVYLCEDQYRGWIDPNDLRLLKLATKPYQPANFTALEIEKLVPEVIEFTQKAMRQTNYYLWGGTVGPNYDCSGLVQAAFLSVGVWIPRDAYQQEAFTQTIDINEIQLGDLVFFGTNQKATHVGLYLGNGYYIHSSGKDQGRNGIGIDQLSPDGDRISQLYYEQLRGSGRVVRSYTPIPQHPH; this is translated from the coding sequence ATGGACCATGAACTTGCCCAAGAAAACATTATGGAAATGATTGAATATCAATGTATAAGCAACCTAAACATTTATGATTCTCCTGAATGTGTCCGATTAGCAACCCAAGCTGCTAGGGGAAGGAATTTAAGAATTCCCCAGGAAGGACAAATTCAAGATACTTGTGTTGAAGTTTATTTGTGTGAAGATCAGTACCGAGGATGGATTGATCCCAATGATTTGCGCTTATTAAAACTTGCCACAAAACCCTATCAACCAGCTAATTTTACCGCCTTAGAAATCGAGAAACTTGTACCAGAAGTAATTGAATTTACTCAAAAAGCCATGAGACAAACCAATTATTATCTATGGGGCGGAACCGTAGGGCCCAATTATGATTGTTCCGGTTTAGTGCAAGCTGCTTTTCTATCCGTTGGTGTGTGGATACCAAGGGACGCTTATCAACAAGAAGCATTTACTCAAACTATAGATATTAATGAGATACAGCTAGGAGATTTAGTATTTTTTGGTACTAACCAAAAAGCCACCCATGTGGGTTTATATTTAGGAAATGGATATTATATTCACAGCTCGGGAAAAGACCAGGGACGCAACGGAATCGGAATTGATCAATTATCACCAGATGGCGATCGCATTAGTCAGTTATACTATGAACAACTGCGTGGATCTGGCAGAGTTGTAAGAAGTTACACCCCTATTCCCCAACACCCACATTAA
- a CDS encoding glycosyltransferase family 2 protein: protein MTNYPLPATNEKLSSSQYKALDVSVVLPIKDELESLPLLLEGICQALQVNKLNYEIICVDDGSKDGSAEFLKTQAQMRNDLKVIILRRNYGQTAAMSAGFNYATGKTIVTLDADLQNDPTDIPNLLSKLDEGYDLVTGWRQNRQDGAINRLIPSKIANWLIRRATGVYVHDYGCSLKAYRAELVADMNLYGELHRFLPALAYIEGARIAEIPVRHHARRFGKSKYGIYRTFRVLMDLITILFMKKFLTSPMHVFGLLGLGSMIIGGGLSIYLTILKLFFYLEIGSRPLLILAVLLLVTGVQLFCFGLLAEMLMRTYHESQGKPIYRVREVVIDSPHKGIH, encoded by the coding sequence ATGACTAATTATCCACTGCCAGCCACCAATGAAAAATTATCTAGTAGTCAATATAAAGCACTTGACGTTTCAGTAGTTTTGCCGATTAAAGATGAACTAGAAAGTTTGCCATTATTGTTAGAAGGAATTTGTCAAGCTTTACAAGTGAATAAATTAAATTATGAAATTATTTGCGTAGATGATGGATCTAAGGATGGTTCAGCAGAGTTTCTCAAAACTCAGGCTCAAATGCGCAATGATCTAAAAGTAATAATTTTGCGACGGAATTATGGACAAACAGCTGCTATGTCTGCTGGTTTTAATTATGCTACTGGTAAAACCATAGTTACCTTAGATGCGGATTTACAAAATGACCCCACTGATATACCCAACTTATTGAGTAAATTAGATGAAGGTTATGATTTAGTGACTGGTTGGCGGCAAAATCGCCAGGATGGAGCCATAAATCGTCTCATACCCTCGAAAATTGCTAACTGGTTAATTCGTCGCGCTACCGGTGTTTATGTTCATGACTATGGTTGTTCTCTCAAAGCTTACCGTGCAGAATTAGTAGCAGATATGAACCTATACGGAGAACTACATCGCTTCCTACCTGCATTAGCATATATTGAAGGAGCCAGGATTGCAGAAATTCCCGTACGTCATCATGCAAGACGTTTTGGTAAAAGCAAGTATGGCATATACCGGACTTTTCGGGTATTAATGGATTTAATAACTATTCTTTTTATGAAAAAGTTTCTTACTAGTCCAATGCACGTTTTTGGATTATTAGGTTTAGGGTCAATGATTATTGGAGGGGGACTAAGTATTTACCTCACCATCCTCAAGTTGTTTTTTTATCTGGAAATTGGTAGTCGTCCCTTACTGATTTTAGCAGTATTACTGCTTGTCACGGGAGTACAGTTATTTTGTTTTGGACTATTAGCGGAAATGCTAATGCGTACCTATCATGAGTCCCAGGGGAAGCCAATATATCGAGTGAGGGAAGTTGTGATTGACTCTCCTCATAAGGGAATTCACTAG
- a CDS encoding cytochrome c biogenesis CcdA family protein has protein sequence MSEIEKVPGEKKPIYSIKISRKMLLYIALGLVALIIVITLGTVISQPLERLISVVENLYEKWFEKQNTANPLVLLPLAFIGGLLASISPCILALLPVNLSYIGTLKITSRWDAFSQSGLFVLGSVTILSLFGLVSSFAGMVIIEYRGYINIVVGLIMSIMGLWLIGVIKIYLPQIDLKLPNSGPYSVGLTFALVSSPCASPVLFAVLAAAAATGSQVLGTLTMVSYALGYTILIFLASLFTGLVKQSRNLLQHSETIIQLGSVALMLTGIYYLYTGTVWFFGG, from the coding sequence ATGAGCGAAATAGAAAAAGTGCCAGGGGAAAAAAAGCCTATATACAGCATTAAAATATCGCGAAAGATGCTATTATATATAGCATTAGGACTAGTAGCTTTAATTATTGTTATTACCCTGGGTACAGTCATTAGCCAACCCTTAGAAAGACTAATTTCTGTTGTAGAAAACCTTTATGAAAAGTGGTTTGAAAAACAGAACACAGCCAATCCACTGGTTTTACTACCTCTGGCATTTATTGGTGGATTATTAGCCAGCATTTCTCCCTGTATTCTTGCCCTACTTCCGGTTAATCTAAGTTATATTGGTACCCTAAAAATAACATCCCGTTGGGATGCTTTTAGTCAGTCCGGTTTATTTGTGCTAGGTAGTGTTACCATTTTAAGTCTATTTGGTTTGGTTTCATCCTTTGCTGGAATGGTAATCATAGAATACCGAGGTTATATCAACATAGTAGTTGGTTTGATTATGTCCATAATGGGACTATGGTTAATAGGAGTAATTAAAATTTACCTCCCCCAGATAGACTTAAAACTTCCTAACAGCGGTCCATACAGTGTGGGTCTAACCTTTGCTCTGGTTAGTTCTCCCTGTGCTAGTCCGGTGTTATTTGCAGTGTTAGCAGCAGCTGCTGCTACTGGTTCTCAAGTTTTAGGTACACTTACCATGGTCAGTTATGCTTTAGGATATACAATTTTGATTTTTCTAGCCAGTCTATTCACAGGGTTAGTTAAACAGAGTAGGAACTTGTTACAACATTCAGAAACTATTATTCAACTAGGCAGTGTAGCTTTAATGCTTACAGGCATTTATTATTTGTACACAGGTACAGTATGGTTTTTTGGTGGGTGA
- a CDS encoding thioredoxin domain-containing protein, giving the protein MFQKSTSFSARLYVLSFAIPVTLVIPSTFNVSAGMLIAGEQTSPYRANAYIARNVGGALAKELQGKPVVVDIYASWCSKCKNIAPTLSQLKQQYQGKAHFIVFDVTNKTKVRESEVKAKKLGLGDFLDKNKSQTGSVTIISPGNGNILGQYRNNTNLSDYTSVLNSAISQR; this is encoded by the coding sequence AGAAATCAACCTCATTTTCTGCTAGGCTATACGTACTCAGCTTTGCTATTCCTGTTACCCTGGTCATTCCCAGTACCTTTAATGTTTCCGCTGGTATGTTAATTGCAGGGGAACAGACTAGTCCCTATAGAGCTAATGCTTATATCGCAAGAAATGTTGGGGGAGCCTTAGCCAAGGAATTACAGGGCAAACCAGTGGTAGTTGACATTTATGCCAGTTGGTGCTCTAAGTGTAAAAATATTGCCCCTACCCTCTCTCAATTAAAACAACAATATCAAGGAAAAGCACATTTCATTGTCTTTGATGTAACTAATAAAACCAAGGTTCGTGAGTCAGAAGTTAAGGCGAAAAAATTAGGTTTGGGTGACTTCCTAGATAAGAATAAATCACAAACAGGTAGTGTTACTATTATTTCCCCTGGCAATGGTAACATTCTAGGTCAGTATCGCAATAACACCAATTTAAGTGATTACACCTCCGTATTAAACTCTGCAATTTCCCAGAGATAA